A genomic stretch from Syntrophales bacterium includes:
- a CDS encoding lysophospholipid acyltransferase family protein yields the protein MTSNILRSAILVALGVAVTGFFSTCAVVFSLLSPGENMVHRLARMWSRTLLAMSSVKVRIIGTENVLEDRPQIFMANHQSDYDIFVVLGHIPSQFRWIAKKELFKIPVFGKAMRNAGYIEIDRQHHEKALRSIDEAAEKIREGKSVMSFPEGTRSRDMTLKPFKQGAFHLAIRSGVPIIPVSLVGTGRVMQKRSLQINPGNVIMVIDKPIETKDYTIETRHELIERVRNTILRNYETYNASEDTTRGAA from the coding sequence ATGACCTCCAACATCTTGCGTTCCGCAATCCTTGTAGCACTCGGCGTTGCCGTAACCGGGTTTTTCTCCACCTGTGCCGTCGTCTTCTCCCTGCTGTCACCGGGAGAGAACATGGTCCACCGCCTGGCCCGGATGTGGTCCCGGACGCTCCTGGCCATGTCCAGCGTCAAGGTCCGGATCATCGGTACGGAAAACGTTCTCGAGGACAGGCCGCAGATTTTCATGGCCAACCACCAGAGCGACTACGACATCTTCGTCGTCCTCGGCCACATCCCAAGCCAGTTCCGCTGGATCGCCAAGAAAGAGCTCTTCAAGATCCCCGTCTTCGGCAAGGCCATGCGCAACGCCGGTTACATCGAGATCGACCGCCAACACCACGAAAAGGCCCTGCGCAGTATCGACGAGGCGGCGGAAAAGATTCGGGAGGGGAAATCGGTCATGTCGTTCCCGGAAGGGACCCGCAGCCGGGACATGACGCTCAAGCCCTTCAAGCAGGGGGCGTTCCACCTGGCCATCCGGTCGGGCGTCCCGATCATCCCCGTCTCCCTGGTCGGCACGGGCCGTGTCATGCAGAAGCGGTCCCTGCAGATCAACCCGGGAAACGTCATCATGGTGATCGACAAGCCCATTGAAACAAAGGACTACACCATCGAGACCCGGCACGAACTCATCGAGCGGGTCCGGAACACGATCCTGCGCAACTACGAAACCTACAACGCCTCCGAGGACACGACGAGGGGGGCGGCCTGA
- a CDS encoding YicC family protein gives MIRSMTGYGRAEIVRGGRKITAEIKSLNHRYLEVTVRFPSALSALELEIRRKVGERFVRGRVEVTIRVNGETDPENGNLRVNWPAVQGYRRMLEEIREKMGLEGPVTLEMIASFRDAFTREDDTDAWTEAGEAVSEVVEKAVASTLEMRDREGEILCSDLRNRLELLAGWLDTIAAKGPVLVAEYQKRLSERVRELAGGVITDEARLVQEVAILAEKTDITEEIVRFRGHMDQFREMLAAGDAVGRKIDFLIQEMNREANTIGSKSGDSEIARQVIEIKTELAKIREQVQNIE, from the coding sequence ATGATTCGAAGCATGACGGGGTACGGCCGGGCGGAAATCGTCCGCGGCGGCCGAAAGATCACGGCGGAGATCAAGTCCCTGAATCACCGCTACCTGGAGGTGACGGTCCGTTTCCCCTCGGCCCTGTCGGCCCTGGAACTGGAGATCCGGCGCAAGGTCGGCGAGCGCTTCGTCCGGGGACGGGTCGAGGTCACGATCCGGGTGAACGGGGAGACGGATCCCGAAAACGGAAACCTGCGGGTCAATTGGCCCGCCGTGCAGGGCTACCGGCGCATGCTGGAGGAGATCCGGGAGAAGATGGGCCTGGAGGGGCCGGTGACGCTGGAGATGATCGCCTCGTTCCGGGACGCCTTCACGCGGGAGGACGACACGGATGCCTGGACCGAGGCGGGGGAAGCCGTGTCGGAGGTGGTGGAAAAGGCGGTCGCCTCGACGCTGGAGATGCGCGACCGGGAGGGAGAGATCCTCTGCAGCGACCTGAGAAACCGGCTCGAACTGCTGGCCGGCTGGCTGGACACCATTGCCGCCAAGGGGCCCGTCCTGGTCGCGGAATACCAGAAACGGCTCTCCGAGAGGGTTCGCGAGCTGGCGGGAGGGGTCATCACCGATGAGGCCCGCCTGGTGCAGGAGGTGGCCATCCTGGCGGAGAAGACCGACATCACCGAGGAGATCGTCCGCTTCCGCGGCCACATGGACCAGTTCCGGGAGATGCTGGCCGCGGGCGATGCCGTGGGCCGCAAGATCGACTTCCTGATCCAGGAGATGAACCGGGAGGCCAACACGATCGGCTCCAAGAGCGGCGATTCGGAGATCGCCCGGCAGGTCATCGAGATCAAGACGGAGCTGGCGAAGATCCGGGAGCAGGTGCAGAACATTGAGTGA
- the rfaE1 gene encoding D-glycero-beta-D-manno-heptose-7-phosphate kinase, which translates to MKGILTKKRAVSIIEGFPRAKVLVVGDIMVDHFIWGRVSRISPEAPVPVVEVQSDNLLLGGCANVLNNVYAMGGQVFGAGVVGRDPMGDRVVDEFRKRGIDIGGVVQEDERPTTLKTRIVAHSQQVVRFDRESRRSVAAASIERILSYIRSLRGELGAVVISDYNKGVVTRELLDGIRQALAGGHTVVCVDPKQNDFSLYRGFDVITPNHHEAARAFGTEHIHGSDLVNVGNALLERYGFQALLVTRGEAGMSLFERDGRIRHTFFPTQAKEVFDVTGAGDTVIGVFALAVASGATFREAAFLANYAAGIVVGKVGTATVSQQELKRVL; encoded by the coding sequence GTGAAGGGCATCCTGACGAAAAAAAGGGCGGTATCGATCATCGAGGGCTTCCCCAGGGCGAAAGTCCTGGTGGTGGGCGACATCATGGTGGACCATTTCATCTGGGGGCGCGTGTCCCGCATCTCCCCGGAGGCCCCCGTGCCGGTCGTGGAGGTCCAGTCGGACAACCTTCTCCTGGGGGGATGCGCCAACGTCCTGAACAACGTTTATGCCATGGGGGGGCAGGTATTCGGTGCCGGCGTGGTCGGCAGGGATCCCATGGGCGACCGGGTGGTGGATGAATTCCGGAAGCGAGGGATCGATATCGGCGGTGTCGTCCAGGAAGACGAGCGGCCGACGACGCTGAAGACGCGGATCGTGGCCCATTCCCAGCAGGTGGTGCGTTTCGACCGGGAGAGTCGACGGTCCGTGGCGGCGGCCAGCATCGAGCGGATTCTTTCCTATATCCGGAGCCTCCGCGGAGAGCTGGGGGCGGTCGTCATTTCCGACTACAACAAGGGAGTCGTGACCAGGGAGCTCCTGGACGGCATCCGGCAGGCCCTCGCGGGCGGACACACAGTGGTCTGCGTGGATCCAAAGCAGAACGATTTCAGCCTCTACCGGGGCTTCGACGTGATCACGCCGAATCATCATGAGGCCGCCCGTGCCTTCGGGACCGAGCATATCCACGGCTCCGATCTCGTGAACGTGGGCAACGCCCTGCTGGAGCGCTACGGTTTCCAGGCGCTTCTCGTAACCCGGGGCGAGGCGGGGATGAGCCTCTTTGAGCGGGACGGCCGGATTCGCCACACGTTTTTCCCGACCCAGGCCAAGGAAGTCTTCGACGTGACGGGTGCGGGAGATACGGTCATCGGCGTGTTCGCCCTGGCCGTGGCCTCGGGGGCCACCTTCAGGGAAGCGGCCTTCCTGGCGAATTATGCGGCTGGAATCGTGGTCGGCAAGGTCGGAACCGCCACGGTCTCCCAGCAGGAGCTGAAAAGAGTCCTATGA
- a CDS encoding DUF1178 family protein, whose translation MIIYDLRCKNNHTFEGWFQDRTAFEKQKDGNFITCPVCGDVEVSIVPSSRAFVGKESRPETRDSREITPAQAFRMFHEFLNKNFDDVGNRFAEVALKIHHGDEEKRNIKGTTTPQEEDTLREEGIEFLKIPVPKLDS comes from the coding sequence GTGATCATTTACGACCTGCGCTGCAAAAACAACCACACCTTCGAAGGCTGGTTCCAGGACCGGACGGCCTTCGAAAAGCAGAAAGACGGGAACTTCATCACCTGCCCGGTCTGCGGGGATGTGGAGGTCTCCATTGTTCCGTCCAGCCGTGCCTTCGTCGGGAAGGAATCACGGCCGGAAACACGCGACTCGCGGGAGATCACACCGGCGCAGGCCTTCCGCATGTTTCATGAATTTCTCAACAAGAACTTCGACGACGTGGGGAACCGGTTCGCGGAAGTGGCCCTGAAGATCCATCACGGCGACGAGGAGAAGCGGAATATCAAGGGCACCACAACCCCCCAGGAAGAGGACACCCTCCGGGAAGAGGGCATCGAATTCCTGAAGATCCCGGTGCCGAAGCTCGACAGTTGA
- the rlmB gene encoding 23S rRNA (guanosine(2251)-2'-O)-methyltransferase RlmB translates to MALPRDIEVIYGVNPVLEALRSGEPAIERVLIAKGRGAKAVEPVLKLTRERGIATGFADRQELDRLAGRTGHQGVAALCRPFRYASLEEAAGGEDNRGHRLVVVLDGITDPQNLGAIIRTACCFGASGIVIPEHRAAPVTPAVMKASAGAAGRIRVARIGNLAQVLDALKEMGFWIYGTDATGGRELDAASFEGDAAVVMGSEGSGLRPLIRRKCDFLLSIPMTGDFDSLNVSVAAGILLYEVSRRRNPCRRQVGTPTI, encoded by the coding sequence ATGGCGCTGCCGCGGGACATCGAGGTGATTTACGGGGTGAATCCCGTCCTGGAAGCGCTTCGCTCCGGGGAGCCGGCCATCGAGCGGGTCCTGATCGCGAAAGGCCGCGGTGCAAAGGCTGTGGAGCCGGTGCTGAAGCTGACAAGAGAGCGCGGCATCGCAACGGGTTTTGCGGATCGGCAGGAGCTCGACCGGCTCGCGGGACGGACAGGCCATCAGGGCGTGGCGGCCCTGTGCCGCCCTTTTCGATACGCCTCCCTGGAGGAGGCGGCCGGAGGGGAAGACAACCGGGGACACCGGCTCGTGGTGGTTCTGGACGGCATCACCGACCCCCAGAACCTGGGCGCCATCATCCGGACGGCCTGCTGTTTCGGGGCTTCCGGCATCGTGATCCCGGAGCATCGGGCGGCGCCGGTCACGCCGGCGGTGATGAAGGCATCCGCCGGGGCGGCGGGGAGAATTCGCGTGGCCCGCATCGGGAACCTGGCCCAGGTCCTGGATGCCCTCAAGGAGATGGGCTTCTGGATCTACGGGACGGATGCAACGGGCGGCAGAGAGCTGGATGCCGCGTCCTTTGAAGGGGATGCGGCAGTAGTCATGGGAAGTGAAGGATCGGGACTGCGGCCCCTGATTCGCAGGAAATGCGACTTCCTGCTGTCGATACCCATGACGGGGGACTTCGATTCGTTGAATGTTTCCGTGGCGGCGGGGATCTTACTGTACGAGGTCTCGCGCCGGCGGAATCCCTGCCGGAGGCAGGTCGGTACACCAACCATCTGA
- the pyrF gene encoding orotidine-5'-phosphate decarboxylase, whose amino-acid sequence MTTTPSDPARRRLIFALDVGDGIDEALSWVRRLRDHVGLFKVGKEAFTSLGPEIVHRIRQEGAEVFLDLKFHDIPNTVARAAEAACGLGVSMFNVHASGGRRMIADAAEAVRRWSGERGEDPPVVLAVTVLTSLDGKDLEEIGFSLGVEGMVLRLAGMARDAGAGGVVASPHDAAAIRKACGKDFVIVTPGIRGADAVSGDDQKRAWSAEEAVRAGADFVVVGRPIRLARDPAAEADRIVQQIGEGLSKRPA is encoded by the coding sequence ATGACGACTACTCCGAGTGACCCGGCAAGGCGCCGGCTGATCTTTGCCCTCGACGTCGGAGACGGGATCGACGAGGCCCTGTCGTGGGTCCGCCGTCTCCGGGACCACGTGGGCCTGTTCAAGGTCGGCAAGGAGGCCTTCACGTCCCTGGGGCCGGAGATTGTCCACCGGATCCGGCAGGAGGGGGCGGAGGTCTTTCTGGATCTGAAGTTCCACGACATCCCCAATACGGTGGCCCGGGCGGCCGAAGCGGCCTGCGGCCTGGGAGTGTCCATGTTCAACGTCCACGCCTCCGGGGGCAGGCGGATGATCGCCGATGCCGCGGAGGCCGTCCGCCGCTGGTCCGGCGAGCGGGGAGAGGATCCCCCGGTCGTCCTCGCGGTGACGGTACTGACGAGCCTGGACGGGAAGGACCTCGAGGAGATCGGCTTCTCCCTCGGCGTGGAGGGCATGGTTCTCCGCCTGGCCGGGATGGCCCGGGATGCCGGGGCGGGCGGCGTGGTGGCGTCGCCCCACGATGCGGCGGCGATCCGGAAGGCCTGTGGAAAGGATTTTGTCATTGTCACCCCGGGAATCCGGGGGGCCGACGCGGTTTCCGGGGACGACCAGAAGCGTGCCTGGTCCGCGGAGGAGGCCGTCCGGGCGGGAGCCGACTTTGTCGTCGTCGGGAGGCCCATCCGGCTGGCCCGGGACCCGGCCGCCGAGGCGGATCGAATCGTCCAGCAGATCGGGGAGGGGTTGTCGAAACGGCCGGCGTAG
- the gmk gene encoding guanylate kinase, producing the protein MSDGTGTSGIFLVVSAPSGAGKTTVCREFLKQTPGVRFSVSYTTRPPRRGEVDGRDYHFIPEEEFRRRIAEGEFAEWEENYGNLYGTSAKTMREFLEKGEDLLLDVDTRGARALKKNFPGGIYVFILPPDLDALRSRLSRRGSEARETMERRFSRAVEEIREAYGYDYVVCNDLVENAVENIRSIYRAEQCRTARWTGRIEKLIPE; encoded by the coding sequence TTGAGTGACGGGACCGGGACATCCGGGATCTTCCTGGTGGTCTCCGCCCCCTCGGGAGCGGGGAAGACGACGGTCTGCCGGGAATTCCTGAAGCAGACCCCGGGGGTGCGCTTTTCCGTGTCCTATACGACCCGTCCGCCCCGCCGGGGCGAGGTGGACGGCAGGGACTACCATTTCATCCCGGAGGAGGAATTCCGGCGCCGCATCGCCGAGGGTGAGTTCGCCGAGTGGGAGGAGAACTACGGCAACCTTTACGGCACATCGGCGAAGACGATGCGGGAGTTTCTGGAGAAGGGGGAAGACCTCCTGCTGGACGTCGACACCCGTGGGGCTCGGGCATTGAAAAAAAACTTCCCCGGTGGTATCTATGTCTTCATTCTGCCGCCGGATTTGGACGCATTGCGGTCACGCCTCTCCCGGAGGGGAAGCGAAGCAAGGGAAACGATGGAGCGGCGGTTCAGCCGTGCCGTCGAAGAGATCCGGGAGGCATACGGCTATGATTACGTCGTCTGCAACGACCTGGTGGAAAACGCGGTGGAGAACATCCGGTCCATCTACAGGGCCGAGCAGTGCCGGACGGCCCGCTGGACCGGCAGAATTGAAAAACTCATCCCAGAATAA
- a CDS encoding DUF4416 family protein translates to MSRPRSAEPVKLVASFFSTQDERIAEAIRGLAEVCGTPDFIGPCHTFSFTEYYQEEFGSPLKRRFVSFERLAAPESLPDVKLRSNSLEERLAEGDRRTVNIDPGYISLAHLILATCKGYTHRPYLRDGVYADLTLMYRDRRFQTLPWTYPDYASEETREMFRTLRERYVLQLKQMGASS, encoded by the coding sequence ATGAGCCGGCCCAGGAGCGCGGAACCGGTGAAGCTGGTGGCGAGCTTTTTCTCCACGCAGGACGAGAGGATCGCGGAGGCGATCCGGGGCCTCGCCGAGGTCTGCGGCACTCCCGATTTCATCGGACCCTGCCATACCTTCTCGTTTACCGAATATTACCAGGAGGAATTCGGGTCGCCCCTCAAGAGGCGCTTCGTATCCTTTGAGCGCCTGGCTGCCCCGGAGAGCCTTCCGGATGTCAAGCTCCGGTCCAACTCCCTGGAGGAGCGGCTGGCCGAGGGAGACCGGCGAACCGTCAACATCGATCCGGGATACATCTCGCTGGCGCACCTGATCCTGGCCACCTGTAAGGGCTACACGCACCGGCCTTACCTGCGGGACGGCGTTTACGCCGACCTGACCCTGATGTACCGGGACCGCCGGTTCCAGACCCTGCCCTGGACGTATCCGGACTACGCGTCGGAGGAGACCCGGGAGATGTTCCGGACCCTCCGCGAGCGGTATGTCCTGCAACTTAAACAGATGGGAGCATCCTCATGA
- a CDS encoding DNA translocase FtsK 4TM domain-containing protein, producing the protein MTGKARDNNRRKREILGVVGLALSFFLFLSLISYSPADPSLTQYVSDDPAVRNIFGAAGSYTADALIRLLGFGAFLIPILALVASFRFFLDEAFRIRAVPALGAAALLLVCSGLSSLLLSKISVFGIRLQAGGLLGGVLTDVLISVLNRAGTFLLYLLVLLISLMVVADVSVATLWRGLKSASLAVWNILRRTGRETSASPVVKEAEPVEEKKVSDLPEPIIEAPLPAEKPKQKKTEQTHFDFLERVGDYQLPPLSLLDQADKRDSRVKRDSLIANARILEKKLADFGVEGRVVEVKPGPVVTMYELEPAPGVKINRITNLTDDLALALRAPSIRIIAPIPGKGAIGIEIPNHEREPVRLRNVLDTEAFREAKLRLPIALGDDIVGAPVMADLARMPHLLIAGTTGSGKSVSLNAMICSILFRATPDEVKFLLIDPKRLELSAYEGIPHLLHPVVVDPKKASMVLKWAVEEMERRYRVMGEVGAKGVDGYNRMIEKAKNEKAKRQAFGLESAKAKPEAAPEMEEAMPPEAEGQALAAIAKAPEEHVRLSYIVIVIDELADLMMVAQRYVEESLARLAQMARAAGIHLILATQRPSVDVITGVIKANFPTRISFQVSSKVDSRTILDQLGAESLLGAGDMLFMPPGTSKLARIHGPFVSEKEIDRIVMFIKKQGQPSFDPSITEYRPETSSVESDEDVDEKYDEAVALVADLGQASISLVQRYLKVGYNRAARMIERMEAEGIVGPADGAKPRKVLVKKL; encoded by the coding sequence ATGACGGGCAAAGCTCGGGATAACAACCGCAGAAAGAGGGAAATCTTAGGCGTTGTCGGCCTCGCCCTTTCGTTCTTTCTCTTTCTTTCGCTCATCTCCTATTCCCCGGCGGACCCATCCCTGACCCAGTACGTATCGGACGATCCGGCGGTGCGGAACATATTCGGGGCCGCCGGCTCCTATACCGCCGATGCCCTCATCCGTCTCCTGGGATTCGGGGCCTTCCTGATCCCCATCCTGGCGCTCGTCGCCTCGTTCCGGTTCTTCCTGGATGAAGCCTTCCGGATCCGGGCCGTTCCGGCCCTGGGGGCGGCGGCCCTGCTCCTGGTTTGCTCCGGCCTCTCGAGCCTGCTCCTGTCGAAGATCAGCGTCTTCGGCATAAGGCTGCAGGCCGGCGGCCTCCTGGGAGGAGTCCTCACGGATGTCCTGATTTCGGTGCTCAACCGGGCGGGAACGTTCCTTCTCTATCTTTTGGTTCTCCTCATTTCCCTGATGGTCGTCGCGGACGTCTCCGTGGCGACCCTCTGGCGAGGCCTGAAATCCGCCTCCCTGGCCGTGTGGAACATCCTGCGCCGCACCGGCCGGGAAACGTCCGCCTCCCCCGTGGTGAAGGAAGCGGAGCCCGTTGAAGAAAAGAAGGTCAGCGACCTGCCGGAGCCGATCATCGAAGCGCCGCTGCCGGCGGAAAAACCGAAGCAGAAAAAGACCGAGCAGACCCATTTCGATTTTCTCGAACGGGTGGGAGACTACCAGCTTCCCCCGCTCTCCCTCCTCGACCAGGCGGACAAGCGGGACTCCCGGGTCAAGCGGGACAGCCTGATCGCCAACGCCCGGATCCTCGAAAAGAAGCTGGCCGACTTCGGCGTCGAGGGCCGCGTCGTGGAGGTGAAGCCGGGGCCGGTCGTCACGATGTACGAGCTGGAGCCCGCACCCGGGGTGAAGATCAACCGGATCACCAACCTGACCGACGACCTGGCGCTGGCACTCCGGGCCCCCAGCATCCGCATCATCGCGCCCATTCCCGGCAAGGGGGCCATCGGCATCGAGATCCCGAACCACGAGCGGGAACCGGTCCGCCTCCGGAACGTGCTGGACACGGAGGCTTTCCGGGAGGCGAAGCTCCGCCTGCCCATCGCCCTCGGGGATGACATCGTCGGCGCCCCCGTTATGGCCGACCTGGCCCGGATGCCCCACCTCCTCATCGCCGGCACGACGGGCTCCGGGAAGAGCGTCTCGCTGAACGCCATGATCTGCAGCATCCTCTTCCGGGCGACCCCCGACGAGGTCAAGTTCCTCCTGATCGACCCGAAGCGCCTGGAGCTGTCGGCCTACGAGGGGATCCCCCACCTGCTCCACCCCGTCGTGGTGGACCCGAAGAAGGCGTCCATGGTCCTGAAGTGGGCCGTCGAGGAGATGGAGCGGCGCTACCGCGTCATGGGCGAAGTGGGCGCCAAGGGCGTGGACGGCTACAACCGGATGATCGAGAAGGCAAAGAACGAGAAGGCGAAGCGGCAGGCCTTCGGGCTGGAGTCCGCCAAGGCAAAGCCGGAAGCCGCTCCCGAGATGGAGGAAGCCATGCCCCCGGAGGCGGAGGGCCAGGCCCTGGCCGCCATCGCGAAGGCCCCGGAGGAGCACGTCCGCCTCTCCTACATCGTCATCGTCATTGACGAGCTTGCGGACCTGATGATGGTGGCCCAGCGATACGTGGAGGAATCGCTGGCCCGGCTGGCCCAGATGGCCCGCGCCGCCGGCATCCACCTGATCCTGGCCACCCAGCGGCCCTCGGTGGACGTCATCACCGGCGTCATCAAAGCCAACTTCCCCACGCGCATCTCCTTCCAGGTCTCCTCGAAGGTGGACTCCAGGACGATCCTCGACCAGCTCGGAGCGGAGAGCCTGCTCGGGGCCGGCGACATGCTCTTCATGCCGCCGGGGACCTCCAAGCTGGCCCGCATCCACGGACCCTTTGTCTCGGAGAAGGAGATCGACCGCATCGTCATGTTCATCAAGAAGCAGGGGCAGCCCAGCTTCGATCCCTCCATCACGGAATACCGGCCCGAGACGTCCTCCGTCGAGAGCGACGAGGACGTGGACGAGAAGTACGACGAGGCGGTGGCCCTCGTGGCGGACCTCGGGCAGGCCTCGATCTCCCTGGTCCAGCGCTACCTGAAGGTGGGCTACAACCGGGCCGCCCGGATGATCGAGCGCATGGAGGCCGAAGGCATCGTGGGACCCGCCGACGGCGCCAAGCCCCGCAAGGTCCTCGTCAAGAAGCTCTAA
- the rpoZ gene encoding DNA-directed RNA polymerase subunit omega — MARITVEDALQNAGNRFALVILAAKRSRQLLKGSAPLADIRNNREIVAALREIAAGKVMFAHPELMQALKESFKIPMDHQTEFIGDDDYSE, encoded by the coding sequence ATGGCAAGAATAACCGTTGAAGACGCGCTTCAGAACGCCGGCAACCGGTTCGCCCTGGTGATCCTGGCGGCGAAGCGCTCCCGGCAGCTCCTGAAGGGCTCCGCGCCGCTGGCGGACATCCGCAACAACCGGGAGATCGTGGCGGCCCTGCGGGAGATTGCGGCGGGCAAGGTGATGTTCGCCCACCCGGAATTGATGCAGGCCCTGAAGGAATCTTTCAAGATCCCGATGGATCACCAGACGGAATTTATCGGAGATGACGACTACTCCGAGTGA
- a CDS encoding type II secretion system F family protein, which translates to MPAYVWEGTTRAGAVKKGELEAVDPAAVRTLLRRQGFKSITVKAKPKDLLEYLPFLKQKVKEKEVVVFCRIFATMINAGLPLMQCLDLLAQQEANKTFQTIIRAIKEDIEGGMTLTDALKKYPEIFDQLFVNLVAAGESGGILDVILQRLSSYMEKSMKLKAKVKGAMTYPASVLVIAVGVVALLLIKVIPVFQKMFEGMGGELPGPTQFLVNASQFTQNYWWVGVAIIVAIGYAFKRFYATEKGTLTIDAMLLKAPVFGPLIKKVAVAKFTRTLSTMMSSGVPILEGLSIVSKTAGNKIIENALVKVRHSISEGKTIAEPLEEANIFPPMVVQMIAVGEATGALDTMLAKIADFYDDEVDAAVEALTALLEPFMMVFLGGVCGGMIIAMYLPIFKMASVVGG; encoded by the coding sequence ATGCCTGCGTATGTTTGGGAGGGGACGACCAGGGCGGGTGCCGTCAAGAAGGGGGAACTGGAAGCGGTCGATCCGGCGGCTGTCCGAACCCTGCTGCGGCGCCAGGGCTTCAAGTCCATTACCGTCAAGGCGAAGCCCAAGGACCTGCTGGAGTACCTGCCTTTCCTGAAACAGAAGGTGAAGGAAAAGGAGGTCGTGGTCTTCTGCCGGATCTTCGCCACCATGATCAATGCCGGCCTTCCGCTGATGCAGTGCCTCGATCTTCTGGCGCAGCAGGAGGCGAACAAGACCTTCCAGACGATCATCCGGGCCATCAAGGAGGACATCGAGGGCGGCATGACCCTGACGGACGCCCTGAAGAAATACCCGGAAATTTTCGACCAGCTCTTCGTCAACCTCGTCGCGGCCGGGGAGAGCGGCGGTATCCTCGACGTGATTCTCCAGCGGCTTTCGAGTTACATGGAAAAGTCGATGAAGCTGAAGGCGAAGGTGAAGGGGGCCATGACGTACCCCGCCTCCGTTCTCGTCATCGCCGTCGGCGTCGTGGCGCTTCTGCTCATCAAGGTCATCCCGGTCTTCCAGAAGATGTTCGAGGGCATGGGGGGGGAACTCCCCGGACCGACCCAGTTTCTTGTCAACGCCAGCCAGTTCACCCAGAACTATTGGTGGGTCGGTGTGGCGATCATCGTGGCGATCGGATACGCCTTCAAGCGGTTCTACGCAACCGAGAAGGGGACCCTCACCATCGACGCCATGCTTCTCAAGGCTCCCGTCTTCGGACCGCTGATCAAGAAGGTAGCCGTGGCCAAGTTCACCCGCACGCTCTCCACCATGATGTCCAGCGGTGTGCCCATCCTGGAAGGCCTGAGCATCGTGAGCAAGACGGCGGGCAACAAGATCATCGAAAACGCCCTGGTCAAGGTCCGGCACAGCATCAGCGAGGGCAAGACCATCGCCGAGCCCCTGGAGGAGGCGAACATCTTCCCGCCCATGGTGGTCCAGATGATCGCCGTCGGAGAGGCGACGGGCGCCCTCGACACGATGCTGGCAAAGATCGCGGATTTCTACGACGATGAGGTCGATGCTGCGGTGGAGGCCCTGACCGCCCTCCTGGAGCCCTTCATGATGGTCTTCCTCGGCGGGGTGTGCGGCGGCATGATCATCGCCATGTACCTGCCGATCTTCAAGATGGCCTCGGTGGTGGGGGGTTAG